One Clupea harengus chromosome 12, Ch_v2.0.2, whole genome shotgun sequence DNA segment encodes these proteins:
- the LOC105897644 gene encoding myosin heavy chain, fast skeletal muscle-like, whose amino-acid sequence MNPPKFDKIEDMAMMTHLNEASVLYNLKERYAAWMIYTYSGLFCATVNPYKWLPVYDQAVVEAYRGKKRMEAPPHIFSVSDNAYQFMLQDKENQSVLITGESGAGKTVNTKRVIQYFATIAVSAGDKKKEAVPGKMQGSLEDQIIAANPLLEAYGNAKTVRNDNSSRFGKFIRIHFAATGKLAKADIETYLLEKSRVTFQLPDERGYHIFFQMMTNHKPEIIEMCLITSNPYDFPMCSQGQIAVASINDKEELDATDEAIDILGFTAEEKVTIWKLTGAVLHHGNLKFKQKQREEQAEPDGTEDADKIAYLLGLNSADLLKALCYPRVKVGTEYVTKGQTVPQVNNSVSALSKSIYERMFLWMVIRINQMLDTKQSSQFYIGVLDIAGFEIFDYNSMEQLCINFTNEKLQQFFNHTMFVLEQEEYKKEGIVWAFIDFGMDLAACIELIERPMGIFAILEEECIVPKASDTTFKDKLYAQHLGKNPAFAKPKPAKGKAEAHFSLVHYAGTVDYNVTGWLDKNKDPLNDTVVQLYQKSSVKLLPVLYPAAVGMSTETGGAKKGGKKKGGAMQTVSSQFRENLGKLMTNLRATHPHFVRCLIPNEIKKPGYMQNFLVIHQLRCNGVLEGIRICRKGFPSRIMYADFKQRYKVLNASVIPEGQFIDNKKAAEKLLGSIDVNHDEYKFGHTKVFFKAGLLGTLEEMRDEKLVSLVTMTQALCRAYLMRREFVAMMERRDAIFTIQINVRSFINVKHWPWMKVYYKIKPLLQSAETEKELVSLKEEHAKLKEMFAKVDAKKKDLEEKMVSIVQERNDLHLQMSSSSETLNDAEERCEGLIKSKIQLEAKLKETTERLEDEEEINAELTAKKRKLEDECSELKKDIDDLELTLAKVEKEKHATENKVKNLTEEMASQDESIAKLTKEKKALQEAHQQTLDDLQAEEDKVNTLTKAKTKLEQQVDDLEGSLEQEKKLRMDLERAKRKLEGDLKLSQENVMDLENDKQQSDEKLKKKDFETSQLLSKIEDEQSLGAQLQKKIKELQARIEELEEEIEAERAARAKVEKQRADLSRELEEISERLEEAGGATAAQIEMNKKREAEFQKLRRDLEESTLQHEATAAALRKKQADSVAELGEQIDNLQRVKQKLEKEKSEYKMEIDDLSSNMEGVAKAKGNLEKMCRTLEDQLSEIKAKSDEGARQVNDLSAQRARLQTENGELGRQVEEKDALVSQLSRSKQAFTQQIEELKRLNEEEVKAKNALAHAVQSARHDCDLLREQFEEEQEAKAELQRGMSKANSEVAQWRTKYETDAIQRTEELEESKKKLAQRLQEAEEQIEAINSKCASLDKTKQRLQGEVEDLMVDVERANGLAANLDKKQRNFDKVLAEWKQKYEEGQAELEGAQKEARSLSTELFKMKNSYEEALDQLETLKRENKNLQQEISDLTEQLGETGKSIHELEKAKKTVETEKSEIQTALEEAEGTLEHEESKILRVQLELNQIKGEVDRKLAEKDEEMEQIKRNSQRVTDSMQSTLDSEVRSRNDALRIKKKMEGDLNEMEVQLSHANRQAAESQKSLRTVQGQLKDAQLHLDDAVRGQEDMKEQAAMVERRNGLMVAEIEELRAALEQTERGRKVAEQELVDASERVGLLHSQNTSLLNTKKKLEADFLQVQGEVDDIVQEARNAEDKAKKAITDAAMMAEELKKEQDTSSHLERMKKNLEVSVKDLQHRLDEAENLAMKGGKKQLQKLESRVRELEGEVEAEQRRGVDAVKGVRKYERRVKELTYQTEEDNKNLTRLQDLVDKLQLKVKAYKRQAEEAEEQVNTHLSKCRKVQHELEEAEERADIAESQVNKLRAKTRDGGKVRTKIIISQINFENGSVIDFYFSCS is encoded by the exons ATGAATCCTCCCAAGTTTGACAAGATTGAGGACATGGCCATGATGACCCACCTCAATGAAGCCTCTGTCCTGTATAACCTCAAAGAGCGTTACGCAGCATGGATGATCTAC ACCTACTCTGGACTTTTCTGTGCCACTGTGAACCCCTACAAGTGGCTCCCTGTGTATGACCAAGCAGTGGTGGAGGCCTACAGAGGCAAGAAGCGTATGGAGGCCCCACcccacattttctctgtctctgacaatgCTTATCAGTTCATGCTCCAAG ACAAGGAGAACCAGTCTGTTCTGATTAC CGGAGAATCTGGTGCTGGCAAGACTGTGAACACCAAACGTGTCATCCAGTACTTTGCAACAATTGCAGTCAGTGCTGGTGACAAGAAAAAGGAGGCAGTGCCTGGAAAGATGCAG GGCTCTCTTGAAGACCAGATTATTGCTGCCAACCCACTGTTGGAGGCTTATGGTAATGCCAAGACTGTGAGGAATGACAACTCTTCCCGTTTT GGAAAATTCATCAGAATTCACTTTGCCGCAACTGGAAAACTGGCTAAAGCTGATATTGAGACTT ACCTGCTGGAAAAGTCTAGAGTGACATTCCAGCTTCCTGATGAGAGAGGCTACCACATCTTCTTCCAGATGATGACCAACCACAAGCCTGAGATTATTG AAATGTGCCTCATCACAAGCAACCCCTATGACTTTCCCATGTGCAGTCAGGGTCAGATCGCTGTGGCCAGCATTAATGATAAAGAAGAGTTGGACGCCACAGAT GAAGCCATTGACATCCTGGGTTTCACTGCAGAGGAGAAAGTCACCATTTGGAAACTGACTGGTGCTGTGCTCCATCATGGCAATTTGAAATTCAAGCAGAAGCAGCGTGAGGAGCAGGCTGAGCCTGATGGCACTGAGG ATGCTGACAAAATTGCTTACCTCCTGGGCCTGAACTCTGCTGATTTGCTGAAGGCTCTGTGCTACCCAAGGGTGAAAGTCGGAACTGAGTATGTCACCAAGGGTCAGACTGTGCCACAG GTCAACAACTCAGTGTCAGCCTTGTCCAAGTCCATCTATGAGAGGATGTTCTTGTGGATGGTCATTCGTATCAACCAGATGCTGGACACCAAGCAGTCAAGTCAGTTCTACATTGGTGTGCTGGACATTGCTGGATTTGAGATTTTCGAT TACAACAGCATGGAGCAGCTGTGTATCAACTTCACCAATGAAAAACTGCAACAGTTCTTCAACCACACCATGTTTGTCCTGGAGCAAGAGGAGTACAAGAAAGAGGGCATTGTTTGGGCGTTCATTGACTTTGGCATGGACTTGGCTGCCTGCATTGAGCTGATTGAAAGG CCCATGGGTATCTTTGCCATCCTTGAAGAGGAGTGCATTGTCCCCAAGGCCTCTGACACCACTTTCAAGGACAAGCTGTATGCCCAGCATCTTGGAAAGAACCCAGCCTTTGCGAAGCCCAAGCCTGCCAAAGGCAAGGCTGAAGCTCACTTCTCCCTGGTGCACTATGCCGGCACTGTGGACTACAATGTTACTGGATGGTTGGACAAGAACAAGGATCCACTGAACGACACTGTTGTGCAGCTGTACCAGAAGTCATCAGTCAAACTTTTGCCTGTCCTGTACCCAGCTGCTGTTG GTATGTCAACAGAGACTGGTGGTGCTAAGAAGGGTGGTAAGAAGAAGGGTGGCGCCATGCAGACTGTGTCCTCACAGTTCAGG GAGAACTTGGGTAAACTGATGACCAACCTGAGGGCCACCCATCCTCACTTTGTGCGTTGTCTGATTCCAAATGAAATTAAGAAACCAG GTTATATGCAGAACTTCCTGGTCATCCACCAGCTCAGGTGTAATGGTGTACTGGAGGGTATCAGAATCTGTAGAAAGGGTTTCCCAAGCAGAATCATGTATGCTGACTTCAAGCAGAG ATACAAAGTACTGAATGCCAGTGTTATTCCTGAGGGTCAGTTCATTGATAACAAGAAGGCTGCTGAGAAGCTCTTGGGATCCATCGATGTTAATCACGATGAGTacaagtttggacacactaag GTGTTCTTCAAAGCTGGTCTGCTTGGTACCCTTGAGGAGATGCGAGATGAGAAACTGGTTAGCCTGGTCACAATGACTCAGGCTCTGTGCCGTGCATACCTGATGAGGAGGGAGTTTGTCGCGATGATGGAAAGGAG AGATGCAATCTTCACTATCCAGATAAATGTCCGCTCATTCATTAATGTGAAGCACTGGCCATGGATGAAGGTGTACTACAAGATCAAGCCTTTGCTTCAGAGTGCTGAAACTGAGAAGGAGCTGGTTAGCCTGAAGGAGGAACATgcaaaactcaaagaaatgttTGCAAAGGTTGATGCCAAGAAGAAGGATCTTGAGGAGAAGATGGTGTCTATTGTGCAAGAGAGGAATGACCTGCATCTGCAAATGTCATCT AGCTCTGAGACTCTCAATGATGctgaggagaggtgtgagggTCTGATCAAGAGTAAGATCCAGCTTGAGGCCAAACTCAAGGAGACAACCGAGAGactggaggatgaagaggaaatcAATGCTGAGCTGACtgccaagaagaggaaactggagGATGAGTGCTCTGAGCTCAAGAAGGACATTGATGATCTGGAGCTGACCTTGGCcaaagtggagaaggagaaacatgccactgagaacaag GTCAAGAACCTGACAGAGGAGATGGCCTCTCAGGATGAGTCCATTGCTAAGCtgacaaaagagaagaaagcccTCCAAGAGGCCCATCAGCAGACTCTTGATGATCtccaggcagaggaagacaaagtcAACACTCTGACCAAGGCCAAGACTAAGCTTGAACAGCAAGTGGATGAT CTTGAGGGTTCCCTGGAGCAAGAAAAGAAGCTCCGCATGGACCTTGAGAGAGCCAAGAGAAAGCTTGAGGGTGACCTGAAACTGTCCCAGGAGAATGTCATGGATCTGGAGAATGACAAGCAGCAGTCTGATGAGAAGCTGAAGAA GAAGGACTTTGAAACAAGCCAGCTCCTTAGCAAGATTGAGGATGAACAATCATTGGGTGCTCAGCTCCAGAAAAAGATCAAGGAGCTTCAG GCCCGCATTGAAGAATTGGAAGAAGAGATTGAGGCTGAGCGTGCAGCTCGTGCTAAGGTTGAGAAGCAGAGAGCTGATCTCTCCAGGGAACTTGAGGAGATCAGTGAGAGGCTTGAGGAGGCTGGTGGTGCCACTGCTGCTCAAATTGAGATGAACAAGAAGCGTGAGGCTGAGTTCCAGAAGCTGCGTCGTGACCTTGAAGAGTCCACTCTGCAGCATGAAGCCACTGCTGCAGCTCTCCGTAAGAAGCAGGCTGATAGCGTGGCCGAGCTGGGAGAGCAGATCGACAACCTCCAGCGTGTCAAGCAGAAgcttgagaaggagaagagtgaataCAAGATGGAGATTGATGATCTTTCCAGCAACATGGAGGGAGTCGCTAAAGCTAAG GGAAATCTTGAGAAGATGTGCCGTACCCTTGAGGACCAACTCAGTGAAATCAAGGCCAAGAGTGATGAGGGTGCGCGCCAGGTCAACGACCTCAGTGCTCAGAGAGCAAGACTTCAGACTGAAAATGGTGAACTCGGCCGCCAGGTTGAGGAGAAAGATGCTCTTGTGTCTCAGCTGAGTAGAAGcaaacaggctttcactcagCAAATTGAGGAGCTGAAGAGGCTAAATGAGGAGGAAGTCAAG GCCAAGAATGCCCTGGCCCACGCTGTTCAGTCTGCACGCCACGACTGCGACCTTCTGAGGGAGCAgtttgaggaggagcaggaggcaaaGGCTGAGCTGCAGCGTGGCATGTCCAAGGCCAACAGCGAGGTTGCTCAGTGGAGGACCAAGTATGAAACTGATGCCATCCAGCGCACTGAAGAGCTTGAGGAGTCCAA GAAAAAGCTTGCCCAGCGTCTACAGGAGGCTGAGGAACAAATTGAGGCTATCAACTCCAAGTGTGCTTCTCTGGATAAAACCAAGCAGAGACTCCAGGGTGAGGTTGAGGACCTCATGGTGGATGTGGAGAGAGCCAATGGTCTGGCTGCCAACCTTGACAAGAAGCAGAGAAACTTTGACAAG GTCTTGGCAGAATGGAAGCAGAAGTATGAGGAGGGTCAGGCAGAGTTGGAGGGTGCCCAGAAAGAGGCTCGCTCTCTCAGCACTGAGCTGTTCAAAATGAAGAATTCCTATGAGGAGGCTCTTGACCAGTTGGAGACTcttaagagagagaacaagaatcTCCAAC AGGAGATTTCTGACCTGACtgagcagcttggtgagactGGAAAGAGCATTCATGAGCTGGAGAAGGCCAAGAAGACTGTTGAGACTGAGAAGTCTGAAATCCAGACTGCCCTGGAAGAGGCTGag gGAACTCTTGAGCATGAGGAGTCCAAGATTCTCCGTGTGCAGCTTGAGCTGAACCAGATCAAGGGTGAGGTTGACCGGAAGCTtgcagagaaggatgaggagatggagcaAATTAAGAGGAATAGCCAGAGGGTGACTGACTCCATGCAGAGCACCCTGGACTCTGAGGTCAGGAGCAGGAATGATGCCCTGAGAatcaagaagaagatggagggagaccttAATGAAATGGAGGTTCAGCTGAGCCACGCCAACCGCCAGGCTGCTGAGTCCCAGAAAAGTCTGAGGACCGTCCAGGGTCAGCTCAAG GATGCTCAACTGCATcttgatgatgctgtcagaggacaggaagacatgAAGGAGCAGGCTGCCATGGTGGAACGCAGGAACGGCCTTATGGTGGCTGAGATTGAGGAGCTGAGAGCTGCcctggagcagacagagagaggccgcAAAGTGGCTGAGCAGGAGCTGGTAGATGCCAGTGAGCGTGTTGGCCTCCTGCACTCCCAG AACACAAGTCTGCTGAACACCAAGAAGAAGCTTGAGGCTGACTTCCTTCAGGTCCAAGGTGAAGTTGATGACATCGTCCAGGAGGCAAGAAATGCTGAGGACAAGGCCAAGAAAGCCATCACTGAT GCTGCCATGATGGCAGAGGAGCTAAAGAAGGAGCAGGACACCAGTTCTCAtctggagaggatgaagaagaacctGGAAGTCTCTGTCAAGGATCTGCAGCACCGCCTGGATGAGGCTGAGAATCTGGCCATGAAGGGTGGCAAgaaacagctccagaaactggAGTCCAGG GTTCGTGAACTGGAAGGTGAGGTTGAGGCTGAACAGAGACGTGGTGTCGATGCTGTCAAGGGAGTCCGCAAATACGAGAGGAGGGTGAAGGAGCTCACCTACCAG ACTGAGGAGGACAATAAGAACCTCACCAGACTCCAGGATCTGGTTGACAAGCTGCAGCTGAAGGTCAAGGCCTACAAGAGGCAGGCTGAGGAAGCT gaggaacaggtcaATACTCACCTGTCCAAGTGCAGGAAGGTTCAgcatgagctggaggaggctgaggagcgtGCTGACATTGCTGAGTCCCAAGTCAACAAGCTCAGGGCCAAGACCCGCGATGGCGGAAAGGTAAGAACAAAAATTATTATTTCACAAATAAACTTTGAAAATGGAAGTGtcattgatttttatttttcatgtagttaa